The Oncorhynchus nerka isolate Pitt River linkage group LG13, Oner_Uvic_2.0, whole genome shotgun sequence sequence cagtggtgtagtggatggTATATGCCATATGTCCATTTATTTTTTTAGTGGACATTGCATATACTCACTTCCTAATCCCCACTGATACGtttcaaagtagtgtagtggaggtacaCACTGTATCAATTAATAGTGCAGATGGACCAGATCAGAATGTTTAGTTTAAAATGTACACATGCTGGAAGGCCTACGCATGAATGTTCCAAAATTCAATTTGCGGGAAAATACCGTTCACATGTGAGGGGTTTCATGGACAGATATTGAAATATCCGTTAGAATTTTAGAAAGAGGGGTAATTTAAAGATacaacaactatcatgggttgataatatgactagGATAATGCCCTTGGATGCTAGACAATGAAATAAAGTTGGAAGAAAACCAATACAACAAGGCATGAGGAACTCTATAAAAACTAATTGCCCTCCACCTTTCTATGGTGGGATTTTGgctataggctactttgaagcaaggaaagttgaataaatacattttaaaaagcaaGGAAAGACATCCATAATATGAAGTAAAACacccaggtttcaaacaattaaggaaAAGGGAAAATATAGTGACGCTAATGATAGGCCTAACCTTCTTCTGATAGATGGAAAAGCTTTCCCAAAAACGTTCTATTTTACATGTTACCTAGTTACAAAGTAGCCTACATGTCAAAATTATTATTTGCACCATTGTAGACGATGGCATGGCGACGTTGGTCTTGAATAGAAACACTTAATCCGGTCTAACGGTTGTCTCACGCCGAATTGAGCATGTGCAGGCCATCAAATCAAAGGGACTCCTTCGATATAAAATAGTTTTTGACGaaaatgaaaacgtgtcagtttgtcaaTTTCACGAGGTTTGTGTAATAATAGAttcaactacttaagacattgtCTCGAATCTAGGTTGGGCCATTAGATTTCGTGAAAATTAACAAATAAAGAATAATgtttcacttctctcattgacttctcaaaccctAAGCCCCGACCTGGTCTGTTTGGTTTGTTTCGCAAGCTTTCCCGGAAGTCTTGAAATCTAAAACCGGTGAAATTCTGACTCAGTTGACAGCCTCATTTATCAGTTTCAATTAGCCTACTTGCACAGTACAGCTTGGGCTGGGCTAACTGTGAAATACCAAAAGGCGATTGATCATTTTAGGTTATTCAGAGCGTAGTCTATGTCACTGTTTATCAtatactttttcacacagggcacCTGTTCTTTTCCCCGGGGGGGCAGTTAGGAAAGAAATAAGTAAAATGATTGTATACCCAATTCTCCTGGCACCTCTACACCACTGCTTACGCAATAACACATAGTTATTATTGCTGTGGTCATTGCTGAATTACTGTCTTTTCGTAAACCCATCTCACTGTCCCTAGCCTATGCAGATGTTccggttttcaggggaaatggaaaaaGAGCCTGTGACGCGACTTCTGCGTTTGGACATTAACAAGGCgacactccatcttaactcctccacatttaccggattggttgaacagtgcagaagagaacctcccccAACAGTTTTTTTCTTTTCGTCAAGACCAGCATATAGGGGGTCTAGTTTCAGGCGTTTCTTTTATGACTGCTACGTTAGGTTACAGGCGGGGagtctgtgtctggctgggtgTGGGTCTTTGGAATGTCCCCAGGCCGGGCCTTTATGAGGCTCATCCATACCACCACATTATAGACCCTGTCGCTAGGCAACAGCAGGTCCTAAACCGTTACCATGGCAAGGGCCCATTGAGTGACGTTTCTGGTCCTGTTTGCCTCTTTTCTCTCTGGAATGGGGGTCATTTTAGAGGTGCACCCCCAACTCTACACCCCAGACAGTCCCAAAATAACAGCCCAGCCCATTCCCGACAGACCATACTGCTTCTTTGTGCAGAAACACCAGATACACATCAGAGTCTGAATGCCTATAGAGGGGGTTATGGGAGTGATGCGATGCCTAGGTTGTCCTCAGCAAAAAGTTACAGTGAAAGTTTGGGAAGGTCATCTGCAAGTGCACACTAAGATGTTTATTCACAATGGAGTTCTATCAAGTGGTTCTTGGCCACTTTTGGCTAAAATGTCAATTGCATAGCCTACATGCAGTTGTTGGACATGATTTCTCTCTACTAATAATGTCGTTGTCTTTTTTTAACCAAAATATAATCAGCCCAACTCATATCTACCTCGATTCAGTTGAGCTGGTGAATGACCTTTACATGTTCTAGTTATAAGTGGGCATATGACCCACTAAGACTCTTATGTGGCCAGCTAAACTATAAGTAAGCTTTGAAAATCCAGCCAAAGCTTTGAACACGGGGCATTCATAATCAGCTCTGAGAATACCAATAGCTTACATGCCAGATGTTTTTGTTAATTAAGTTAAACCTGAATTTTAGGATTTGCATAATGTAGGCCTAGTATTTTAAAACAATAATTACAGGAAATAATTTTATTTGAACTCAAAGATGCCGAAAGTTGGGAATATATTTTAAGAGAAAAGGTCAGAACTTTTTTTCATCTCACAAAAAAAGTTGTTTTGCCACCATAAAATCAGCCAATTTTACAACCCACAATCACAATCACACAGACAGGCCTACAAAATCAAACCCCTCCATTGGCGGGAAAGTGCGATAGTGGTGGAAAGACATCCGAATTTGCACGCCTTTTAAACCGCGCGGTGGATTGAGAAAGAGCTGTCTGAAAGGGGGATGGGTCGGGGAATATTGTGTGTTTAACAGCATAGCCCCACTCTTGCTGAATGGGTATTGTCATCTAGATTTCTATAGTTCACCAAAATACTTTCTCCTGCTGGGGAACTGCATCACGCAGGCGTCAGGCCCAAACATAAATAATATTGAAGATTTGCAAACTACATGTTCTGATGCCCTATTTATTATATTAATTAAACTACATGTTCTGATGCCCTATTTATTATATTAATTAAACTACATTTCGATTTGTTTCAATAAAACACGGTAGAACAAATACGTTTAAGACGATATCAGTTTAATCTCAGTTTTACCATGGAAAGGATATTGCATGAAATATATAATGGATCTTTACATCAAACATCAACAAAACCAGTTAGTAAAACAGCAATGTATTCATGCAAATCCATGACAAGAAACACATCCAGCACAGCTTCTACATACAGATATAAAACTCACATTTGCAAACTTTTAAAAGTTTCATCTGGACATCCTATATTTGGCATCTAAATCTATGGTCCTAATTTTTGTAAAATGGATTATATTCCACTATTATAGACACATATAAGGACGCCTGAGTTGTGTTTCCTTAaaaataggcctagcctacatgTATTTTTTTAGCTCGTCCCACAGTGCCATGAAGCAAAAAATCCACTGTCCAAAAACCTTTTAGGTGGTTTGGAGTGCTATCACTCCGAAATCACAGTAACTGAAGCCTACACTGAAGTAAAACAAAACAGTGGATATATTCAGTCGTATAATCTTCATAATGGTAAACATTTCAAAATGGAAGGGATTATGAGCGATCATAGAAAATATAGACTAGGACATTTAAAAATACAGGTACCTAAAACAAAGACGCTCATTTTTGTCATTGGCTATCACTTTATATCCAGACGTATATGCATAGTCTCCAAAAAGTTTATTTTCTGCTGTTTGCAAAAATGATGAACGAATATGTTATCCAATATTGTGTTTAGTTTATAGTCAGTGTAACAAAATGATGCTTTAATTGATTTCAAAGTTCAGAGTAAACTGCAGGTGCAAAAAATACGTTTAAAAAAATAGTTTTTCAAAAGATCACAGCACATTTACGCACAGCATAGCTACCCCATCCCGAGGGTGGGAAGCAGGGCTACACGTAATTCCTTTTGTCATAGTCTCCGGTCCCGTTCGGTGTGGCCCGTTTGGTCGGGGAATATTTGGCCGAATAGCCCGAATTCCCGTCAGAAGGACAAGAGCAGCAGAGTAGCGCGCCCCCGATCAGCAGGAGCGCCGTGGCCGCCCAACCGATATAGAGCGCGGCCCCGATCTCCCTCTTTTTGGACGCGGGCACCTGTGGGTTGTAGAAGTCAGAGATGATGTTGTTGGCCATCCAGCAGAGAGGAACTAACACAAACAACCCACTGGTGATGTAGATGACCCCTCCGGCGTTTACCACCCGGGTTTTGACGTTCTCGGCGCTAATGCAGTTGGTGCACTGCGCCCCGGCGATCACCACCATCAGCCCCAGCACGCCAAACACACACGAGATGACGGTGAGGGCTCGCGCCGCCTGCAGGTCGTGACCGAGCGCAAGGACAGAGTCGTGCACCTTGCACTGCATCTGGCCGGTGCTCTGCACCACACAAGACATCCAGAGCCCATCCCAGATGGTCTGAGCCACCACAATGTTGGCCTCGATGAACGCCGTTACCTTCCACATGGGCAGCCCGCACACCACCATCACCAGGAGCGAGCCAATGACGCACAGCCCCAGCCCAAGGATCTCCAGTCCAGCGGACACCATCTTCGCTATTTTTTAATGGATATTTGTTATAATTTATGTCCTCCTCTGTGCGTGAACAACGCGTCTTTATGTGGATGCTGCGCTTTGGAATATCTGAGCTTCAGACAGATTCAGACAACGTCGATTTGTTTGAGACTCCTTACATCACTCTTGCTACAAATAGTCTACAACAGGCTGTCGTTTTAGTCAGTATGTTACTGACTGTAAAAACAACTGGACTCATAGAGCGGCTTGACCAATTATATGTTTTGAGTGGGGTGGGGGTGACTCCACAAGTGCTAAAGCCAGAGGAAAAACTTTCACCCAATCAGAAGTCACCGCATCCTCTCAGCACCAATGAGGAGGCAGGGATGTTGGATGAGAATGAACAAAGCCAGGAGACCGCattttgtgcgtgcgtgcgtgtgagaaCAGTTAGTCGGTTGAATATAGGGTTGGGAACAAACGCAGAGGACTTGTAAGACCCTAGGCTGTAATAAAACATATTCTAACCAAGTTGCTCATTACTGGAATAGCCTTCACAATAACTAAATTATATGACTTTGAAGAAAACATAATTGCTGGGCTCTTATTTCCAATTTAGTCGAATTTAAGAACATACAATTAATTGGTTATACCCAGAGCCATGGGCTACTGTATATGACTGGTTCTAGACAGAACTGCATAATTTAGTATGACATTCGATGTTAttgattttaaatgttttaatattgGAACATTGTAATAATAGCctaataaaaaacaaaaacaccaCATAGCCTATGTAAGGGCCCTAGACATAGCAGTTAGGATTGCCTACTGCTGTCGACAGTATGCTGTTTCCAGGCTACAGACTGGACTCACTGGACCATAAGCAGGTGTAATGTTAGTTGCATTACAAATGTAGCCTATGTAATGGCCCCAACCAGAGCAATTAGAATTGCCTAATGCTGTGACAGTATGTTGATTGCAGGCTAAAACTGGACTCACTGGACCATAAGCAGGTGTAATGTTAGTTACATTACAAATGTTGTTTTTGCTTCTGGTGGGTTCAGGGCATAATTAAGCATATACACATTttcatttacgtcatttagcagacgctattatccagagcgatttacatgAGCAATGAGGTTTAAGTATTTTTCAccaaatgtatgtaaactttgtTTAAACTCAGTTGCCTGTATTATATCTCtaaatgttgtctatcactagcagcaccataccaCCAAGTAACATTCTGAGTAGTCTATGTGTAAATGTAGCCTACTTGGCCAATAAAGGTGATTCTGATTCGAAACAGTGACCTTCAGATTATTGGCCCAACGCCCCTAACCGCTAGACTAGCTGCCGCCTGTTTCAAATCTAGACTAAGTCTATATGTTAGAACATTTCTTGAAATATATTTAATtggaaaaaaatgtttaaaacgATGCACGCTCTCATTGACTGTTTTGTTTTCCAAGTTTGCATCGacttcaatttaaagttttaatTTAGGATACTTTCCGTAGGCTACATTAGCATAGACAATGATTGTTACAATGTTACTGTTGACAAGCGTGGAATCACAGTGCTACTTCCTACACAATAATGTTTGCGAAATAATGTATCCTCCCACGAACTCCCATATAATAACGTGTAACAACCAAAGCGTGACATCATCAAGAACGATATCTGCCTCATATAGAAACTGAGAAGTATGGCTGCCATCTTGGATCTTGAATTACCTTTGCATATTGTGATTCCACCCTGGTTTGAGCCGAAATGAACCGTTGCACTGCCTCCCACCCGTGAAAAAAGACAAACGGGCGTCATGGGATGAGGGCGGGACATTGGAGCTGTTTCCGGAGTCCCTTCCCTGGCCTGGGATAGAAAGAAGAGGGGGGATATACGTCTGTTTATTTACATTTCATAAGTTACACACAGGTAAGGTCTCAAACGGTCGTATATGAATGCTTGTCTACCagatgagtgagagaaagagagaaaagggatgAGCTTTTAGCGAGATCAGATAGTTGAAACTTGGCAACATGACACCACTCACTCATTGGAATAGCAACCTTTTCATGCTAAAGTTTGACATAAAACAAAGAGTTTCATAGTGCTTCGGAAGTTGAATTGATAGGCCTGTTTCCTATTTACAATAAGGTACACTGTTTCCATTTAAAGTATATGCAATTATGCCTAACATATTCGCCGTAAATTCTTCATAGAGTGTCGTGTTTGGAATATGTCAATCTTTCCCAAACTGGGTGTGGACGTCAAAACTAGTAGACAACAAAAGGACAAAACATTTCCGCTACATTTAACATCCTAATTTATAATTCAAATAAgtaactttttgttgttgttgaaaaataCAAAATCTTTATAAAAAAAATCATGAACCACACATTTCACTTGTGACAATATTGACTTTGACACTgcattatgtatgtatgtatgtatgtatgtatgtatgtatgtatgtatgtatgtatgcatgtatgtatgaaTGAGGGGTAACTATCCCCAGAGGTAAGGTCCAATTGTTCACACAAAAAAGCAAAGTTTGGTAAAAATGTGGTATATGGATGATGGTCATGCTTAGGCAAACAAACTATGAAGGAAAATAAGTACAGTTTACACTTTTTTTTTAGCTCTTTAATGAATAGAGGAGCAACAATtgctcagctgcaaagtggtaagCCTCACAAGCTCATGGAGCAGGACTGCTGAAGCACCAAG is a genomic window containing:
- the LOC115140193 gene encoding claudin-4-like, coding for MVSAGLEILGLGLCVIGSLLVMVVCGLPMWKVTAFIEANIVVAQTIWDGLWMSCVVQSTGQMQCKVHDSVLALGHDLQAARALTVISCVFGVLGLMVVIAGAQCTNCISAENVKTRVVNAGGVIYITSGLFVLVPLCWMANNIISDFYNPQVPASKKREIGAALYIGWAATALLLIGGALLCCSCPSDGNSGYSAKYSPTKRATPNGTGDYDKRNYV